The genomic region GACATCAGTTTTGCCAACATTTTATTGTTAAAGCAGTATATATTAATTTGATTCCATTGGAATTGCTGTCAGAATTGTTAAGAAATGTATACAAAAGGTAACCAGgtttggggaaacaaacaatattctAATGTTGGCCACATATTGAGTTTAATTTGTTGTATTAAAATTTTTTGTTTGCTGAGTTAAAATTTACAATGTTGAAAATTGTTATAACTGTGGAAACCTGTTGTATGATCTTCTTTGTACAAACAGTATATATGATCTCTCTATGTTGAAAACCAATCATTTTATACTGAATATTTGATTACTTGAATTAAGGAATGAAAAAGCCAACAAGCAGataacatttaaaatacaatccaTGTCAGAAGCAATGTAAGGAAAGAAACTGATTTCagattatataataattatttaatgaagttaaaaaaaatgtagcaaAGTAACAAACAAttggtattttgtttttaaccaagctatatttaattatttaggTATTCTGTATCACGAACAGTAGAAACGACCGGGTCAACAAGAACAACCACAAGTTCAGATATAGTGAGTAGTGTTAGAAATTACAACTGACATAGCTAAATTGCTAATTTTTTCCTATCGATTCtattactttagtttgcctcaaccaaattatgaaactgatacacaatgtttattaccacaaaactttCTATTTTGatggcatcacttttactgttctagagttagaGTTATGTGgcttatgcccctttataaatggaaaaattgctgaatttttcgtttccattcttcaactttagtttgcctcaaaacaaaatattatgaaacatatacacaatgcttattaccacaaaacacatatCAAGTATGAATTTTTGTTTCGTCACTTTTACTGTTATGCCCCTCTACAAATGGAAATATTGCTGAAATtttagtttccattctctaacttaagtttgcctcaactaaatgttgaTACATATAcccaatgcttattaccacagaactcagatcaagtacaaatttgggtagcgctaattttacagttcttgagttatgtccctttatattaTTATATGCAAGTGGGACATCATCTGttccccatttatttattttctatatagaatagctttacaattaaaaaaaaatatatataatccaGTAATAATTTACCTTTATTTTTTTGTAGGAATCCAGTACACCTGATCCTTTAGCCAAAGCACAATTAGATTTATTATCACAACTTATAGGAAGTAAAACAGCTAGTAATAAATCAGAGATCAGattgaatttatttaaaaatgacaaaGAAGAAGAGTAAGATTTAAATTGAACTGACTGAAATGAAATTTAATCAATGTTATATCATAAtgggtactgtggattcatttatttttcatgggtaccaatttttgttgattgaggaaaatttgcatttttgtggctattttatttcatggttttcccaaagtctgcatacaagtgTACATAAAAGTCTAGTGTTACATTGAAATAAGTGTGTTTATACTTGTCTCAATCAGAACAAACATCTTCTTCCTTTGACCTTACTCAGTAGTTTTGCGAGATTGCTCACTTGGATATGTGGAGATAATTGATTCAATTTTTGACTGAGTCAACCtaagaatttaaaattggtatttggtTCTTATCTGCCAAGCATTTAGGAATAAGAGCAAGGATGAAGATAATTGATTCATCATTTGTCATGCATTCTCGTTTCTGATATGCAAATggacgattattttttttattatctaggaaacaagaaaatttaaaattgtttgtgaATATCTATTACTTTAACTTGCTGACTTCCACATTAGAAAGGTCCATTTAATCTACGATATGATACACTTTACGGAACTATGACTAAAAAGAGAAACAAACCTATTGTAAtgggttttaaacacaggtttcgctccaaaaaaatattttcgcaAAATTTCAAGGTTAGTTACAGATTATTTTTGAAACAACACAACATTGTTATCAATTCTGTTAGtgtttaatgcatttcattttataaaaaagaatattttttattaatatttcaggGATAATGTATTTGGTAGGGTCAGCAGGAGTAAAAAAAGCAtgaaatgtcaatttatttttattctgcaaatcgGAAAAGTAGGGTTGGCAGATTCGCCAACAATTTAAAAAACCCTTGTCTCAAAgccaaaagtatatatatatatagacaaatgtgaaaaaaacatatatagttTTAGAAACTGTGTAAAGAGTTTGTCAaaattttccatatattttaatggtaaatattatcatatttgaaagttttaaaatatgtGTATTATGTATTTCCAGACAAGCTGAAGCAGCCTTAATGAAGCCTATAGAATTAGCTGAATCTAAAGTTGTCAAAATAGATGCTTCCAaggtattaatcagaaatagagtGTTCAGTATAATAGGGATATTATTTACAGTATACCTCACAGGTTCATTTGATGGAATAGGGCTGTGCTTGTTGTGTGGTCTAAGTTATTTGTCATGATCTCATATATCATTCAAGTATACACAACTGTAATAGGGGTCAAGCTTGGCtttaatcattttcaaaattgaGTAACTAAACATAATCTTAGTGACAAACTTTTAAGTTTCTCACCAGTTGTTGGAAGTTTATCTTGGAACTCCActttaatccacaatgaaataTAAATGCATAGAAATCAAAGCTCAAATGTCAAGCCAGAAATTACTTGGTTATGCATTTTTTTGCAATAAGGAATGCTTAAATGTCTATTAAATATCATCACATATCATAAGTTTTTTGCACAAATTTACTAGGTTTtgataaacaattatatttttagTAGAAAAGGTTTTGAGGGATATTTTGACTTGCTTTCATATATTTAAAGACTTTTATTTTTGCTTTAACTAATCATCTCTGAAGTCACAAGTTACTAAAGCTGTGGTAAATAGTTGTTCTTACACTCAATGATATAGATGTGTTGCACTTTCACAATATCTGTGTATACAGAATTTGTTTTGATgaagtttttttctgtttgattttatttatttcacattcttGTTCCTCTTATCACAGAGCATGATATATAAGCATGTATCTGCTTAAATAACTAGTCTGACTTTTGCAATTGTAAACTGTTGActaatggaaaaaaaatcttttgaaatattatacttCATGCACATTTAATTCATAAATACCATGTATGAAAATTGCATTAATATCATTACAGTTTGATGACTTTTTCGATGTCCTGTTCCCTAGGGCATGGTCCAGCAACTTTCAATAGacaattttcaatgttattttttcgGCTTCAGCCAATTTGATAGGAACTTTCTTTTGATAGATTTATGATATTTTCTGCAAAGTCATAAGACATAGTCCAGTGACTTACATTAAATTATCAGTTTCCAATGTTATGTTTTCACCTTAAGCTAGTTTGATAGTACGAACTTATGGTAGACAAtgctatattttataaaattgcattACTATCAATACATCTCAGTTTTACAACAATTTGACGATCATTTTGACGATTTGCCTTCTATGTCATGGTCCAGTAACTTTGAGTTAATTAGCAATGTTGCTGTATATCGAATAATCagattgtctttttaaaattttctgcTCACAGGCAAGTCATatttctgtgtcaacagtttCTTTTGTATAAGAAGTACTATTCTATGTATCATTTTCAGCATTTGACATCAACTTCCAAGTTCACTGTCAAAGCACCATGTCCTTTTCTTAAATCTAGGACGAAATTTTGTCAACTTCATAGTTAAAATTTAGCCATAAAAACTAATATTGGTTCTTAAGAATATATAGATGAGATGAAAAGTTGTAAAATGATGTTTTCAATTCTTTTCTGGTTTTAAAAGGTAATTATGGTCCTTATTCACtgtagattttgacatttttgctagATCCAAAGTTTTAATTGGtttatatttaatgcaatatttttttacatttcagaaACAAAAGAATGATGAATTAAGTAGAATTATGGGAGAATTAGCAGTAAATGAAGGATCCTCTAATGACAATGATGATTTATTAGATTTGATGGATAAAGCCTAGCTGATGTTTGTATTATGGAATATTTTGAATGTGAGAGAGAGATGGCATGAATGTAGAGTTAATGAATGGCAATGATATGAGAGATCAAGAGACAAATCATTACTGATACAGCCCAATATGTTTTTGATCTATAAGAAATTGTCATGAATGTAAATGTGTGATTTCTTAAGCTATGTTAATGTTAATTTTGTGTCAAATTTTTAAGAGATTGTTTGACCTGAAGGATATATGAAAAACTACATAAACCTGACTTGTAGCTTGGAttacatatcaaatatatatatacatgaaatgtTTAAGGTATGTATTTAAAATACTGTGGGTTCATATTCATATGTGGAATACCAATTTTTAAGggattttataaataaagatgACCAATGAATTCGATAGCATAATATCACTatttggattcagaatatttagAATCCTTCCTAaattgattttcctgtttgaaaaaTTATGACTCTTTTGTTAGAGGTAAGAACCAGCTTATATATAAAAcagttttataattgttttgataattttctgTCATTTCAAGTTATAAAAGATATTtggaaataacaatatgctaagTGGTGCCTTAAAGAGTTATTGAGTCGTATATTGAGTTGATTTCTAAGTTGTTTATGAGAAATGACACTTGAAGATTTAAGCAAAAGTTCTTGATATAAAgttatgttatttgtttgaataatttattaaaaagatttttcaaaGACAGTGCTATAGCTTGTGCCACTCTCCAGAATTTTTCAAATGTTATGAGATATATGATACAgagaaaaacatgtttaaatggAATCTCACTTTTGAGTGTTTAGAATTTTATGTTACAAGTAGATTGAATAACCAGAAGAATttattttaagctcacctggccaaaagggccaagtgagcttttctcataacttggcgtccagcgtcgtctgtcgtcgtcgtcgttaacttttacaaaaaatcttctcctctgaaactacaagccaaatttaaccaaacttggccacaatcatcattggggtatctagacaaaaaaatgtgtccggtgacccaaccaaccaaccaagatggccgccatggcaaaaaatagaacataggggtaaaatgcagtttttggcttataactcaaaaaccaaagcatttagagcaaatctgacaggagatggaattgtttatcaggtcaagatctatctgccctggaattttcagatgaatcggataactggttgttgggttgctgcccctgaattggtaattttaaggaaattttgccgttttttgttattatcttaaatattattatagatagaaataaactgtaaacagcaataatgtacagcaaagtaagacctaaaaataagtcaacacgaccaaaatgatcagttgaccccctaaggagttattgccctttatagtcaatttttaaccatttttcgtaaatcttagtaatcttttgaaaaatcttctcctctgaaactactgggccaaattaaaccaaagcatttagagcaaatctgacaggaggtgaaattgtttatcaggtcaagatctatctgccctggaattttcagatgaatcggataactggttgttgggttgctgcccctgaattggtaattttaaggaaattttgctgttttttgttattatcttaaatattattatagatagagataaactgtaaacagcattaatgtacagcaaagtaagacctaaaaataagtcaacacgaccaaaatggtcaattgacaccctaaggagttattgccatttatagtcaatttttaacaattttcactaacattttccactgaaactactgggccaagttcattatagatagagataattgtaagcagcaagaatttttagtaaagtaagatcttcaaagacatgaccatcaccaaaacacaattttgtcatgaatccatctgtgtcctttgtttaatattcacatagaccaaggtgagcgacacaggctctttagagcctctacttgttttgttttaagtGTTTTCAATCAGAAGAAAATTCAGATTACTCAGGTTTCAGTTTGATCTGGTTTCACTGTATTTTTGTTACTGTTAAGGAAATTGTTAGGCATGATATCATAACTTAAATTTTTACgataaatggcaattttattacaaacaacTAAATGGCAGCAATTAAGGTGAGACATATCCAACATGAAATTTCCCAACGAGAAACTATTTGTCATGACACAAATCAAGATGCCATCATGCTTATTCAGTTTTTAATATAATGCTTAATCATGTTGGACTTTGAATTATAATGCGTTAAACTGTTCATACAAgaaatgtttttgtaatttggGAACGGTAAAGAAACTGGAACAGTTATTTTCAGATTtcgttcaattatttttttttcttatgaacACAGTAGAATCAGTTGGCTTAAAAAATTCTTGATTGTGCTAGAGAAACGTCTATTTATTTTCGACCTTGTTTTTaagaacctttttttttaatgtaattttatttatttaaagaagaGAAACCATGGacttaacataaaaataaataaatcatgaaatgaaatattgtttgtgCAGACTTGTGTGTTATTTAAAAGTATCTCTGTTTGTTTGTATGTAAGTTCCAAGAATCCGTccttgtatttttgtgattgttcAAGCATATCATTATATACATCactattttttatatgtatttttcacATGTGATGAGCctttgatatgtttataattatttttttatttgttagatGTTTTGTTCTTTTGAGGGAAAAGAAATTTATTCAATACATTGTTCATAGGATACAagttaaaacactgatttaaaaaCACAGCTGAACTAACATCCAAATAACCACTACTTTATACTAAGTTATGGGAAGTATTTGGCttaacacaataaacaataaacaaaaattacatttattCAAAGATTCAAGTACAATTTATTTACACAAACTAATGGcttttcatattttcaacatcAATCAATATTATTTCAACTGTGTGTGGGTCCATAGCAGCAGTCACatgactttatttttttg from Mytilus edulis unplaced genomic scaffold, xbMytEdul2.2 SCAFFOLD_821, whole genome shotgun sequence harbors:
- the LOC139506470 gene encoding protein OSCP1-like; its protein translation is YSVSRTVETTGSTRTTTSSDIESSTPDPLAKAQLDLLSQLIGSKTASNKSEIRLNLFKNDKEEEQAEAALMKPIELAESKVVKIDASKKQKNDELSRIMGELAVNEGSSNDNDDLLDLMDKA